One genomic region from Peromyscus eremicus chromosome 20, PerEre_H2_v1, whole genome shotgun sequence encodes:
- the LOC131897140 gene encoding apolipoprotein L3-like translates to MAEYEIKELIDFLTKTLCREDLKRLITEYEDWKAFVEAAGLSSEQEDALRDALNEHLAQEPTDEDDKTQREMQKKRFLEEFPVLKRKLEGHIRKLRDLADHLDKVHKDCTISNVVADSTGTASGVLGILGIALAPFTAGGSLVLTATSLGLGAAAAVTSVTTSIVEKSNRGSDKAEAEKVVKASMDTLHDILKIIPSVSVKLSTIHIYNLVNSSVDLHGGAKTESAGALRDLAQKLEEKLQEFEQIHLLCSQTYFSDASVSS, encoded by the exons ATGGCAGAATACGAAATAAAAGAATTGATTGATTTTCTCACAAAAACACTCTGCAGAGAGGATCTGAAGCGCCTGATAACTGAATATGAAGACTGGAAGGCTTTTGTGGAGGCAGCAGGGTTGTCAAG TGAGCAGGAAGATGCCCTGCGCGATGCCCTGAATGAACATTTAGCACAGGAGCCCACAGATGAAGATGATAAAACTCAACGGGAGATGCAGAAGAAGAGGTTTTTGGAAGAATTTCCTGTGTTGAAAAGGAAGCTTGAAGGACACATCAGGAAGCTCCGAGACCTGGCTGACCATCTTGACAAGGTGCACAAGGACTGCACCATCTCCAATGTGGTGGCTGACTCCACGGGCACCGCCTCTGGAGTCCTGGGCATCCTTGGTATAGCTCTGGCACCCTTTACAGCGGGGGGCAGTCTGGTGCTCACAGCAACTTCACTGGGTCtgggagcagcagcagctgtgactAGTGTCACCACCAGCATTGTAGAAAAATCAAACAGAGGGTCAGATAAGGCTGAAGCTGAGAAGGTGGTTAAAGCCAGCATGGACACACTACATGATATTTTAAAGATCATTCCTTCAGTCAGTGTCAAACTTTCCACTATTC ATATATATAACCTTGTAAATAGCTCAGTGGATTTGCATGGTGGAGCAAAGACAGAGTCAGCTGGAGCACTGCGGGACCTGGCTCAGAAGCTGGAGGAGAAGTTGCAGGAATTTGAgcagatccacctgctctgcagTCAGACTTATTTCAGTGATGCCTCCGTCAGCAGCTAA